AATCGACTTTATCTTTCACAACGATCTGCAAAACCATCGATAGTTTCATTGAATGCGAATCGCGTGAATTCCCTCCCGGAAGAAATGTAATAAGCATAAATTGACTTTGAACGATAACGTTTGACACgcaaaaatatcaaacgaGCAATCTACCGCTTCGTTGCTTCATCGATGCTTGGACGAGAAGCGATGTTTTCTTCGTTTGCCAATGAACATACCGATTAAAAGATACACTGACATTTGAAACTGGTCGATCGACCAGTCTGACCAGTCGCATATAAATCGTGAGCACTtaacgaagaaaggaaatttgGCTATTAAAATTGACGGGCATGTAACAAAAACGATCTTGGTCCACGTTTGACTTTCTCTACTgctctaataataaattaaataattgttcgttaaaaaatataattaaggtTCGATACATCTCCATCTTTCTTACACAAATTATGCGTTTCTGTAATTGTATCTcgcgaaaatatttccataCGTTTACCATAGAAGACTTTTATAcgttgaattaataaaaataaattaattaattatatacgttaaattaaacattttgacGCGTTAACACCGCAATGTGACACGACTATCGTGAGTATATTGgtcaaatttgaaaccaatcggaaaatatatatagaaattagaaGATATACCACGCTACCACGTTAGTCCCTTCGATTATTTCGTATTAAGATAATTCTTCTTGACTATCGAGTGACGTAAAAGtcaaaaatgtaagaaaaatggaaaaagtcTGCAAACGAAGTATTGGTGGAAATTAGTTTCATGCTCGGGACTATTACTTTCATTCGTCGGTATAGCAAAATAAGAAGGAAAggtaaagagaaagagaagcgtGTAATTTAGAGACGTGGACTTTGCTTTTCTCGCGCGTATCCACTTACAATGTATTACGAACGAAACCTATACACGCTTGCACGCGCCAACATTTTCCTCTTGCCTTTGTTCCGCGATTGCTCTGCTTTCCTTATCGACGATTGGGATCTCGTTTCAGGCACTGGCTGGGAAAAATGGGATCTTTTCCAAAGATCCAGTAGCCACGTTGCCAGAACAGCTTCGTTCGATGGCTTAGGCGGCCTggtttttgttcttttatcgtttttcCAACTACGGTATCATTCGGAGCTAGACGTTTATTCAATCTACTATTCTATTACTCGGTTTGAATAAATCGCATGTTTATCTGCAGTAGCAATTAGGAAAACCGAAGCAGATTCTCCCAATATAAGATAATGTCACGATAAGTTAAAGTATCCCAATTAAAGAAACTGTCGTATTCGTAAAGTTTCTACCGCTTTCAACTTTGTTAAAAGACTTTGGCGGACGACTACATgccattatatttatataacgatgtatcgCGTATGTTCCAACAAGTATTAAGATTAACGAACTGTTTGTAACCTGATTTCTTATCGCTCGCGCTTCGCCATTCTAATGGAAAAATCGATAACTAATAACTGTTATAAGCGAATTACTCGGCGATGGAATAATAGCGCAATAACAAagtaaacataaaatatgtcGTTTTTTAAGTCATGTAGCCTTATAGATGGTTAACAAAGATTTTGTTCGCAGACTGAGTCAAAGACCAGGATTATAAAGGAATGCTGCGAAGGATACAAAACGATCTCGTCGAACAACGAGGAGGCATCGCCTTCGGGCATCAAATGCGTGCCTGTTTGTGAAAAATGCCCGTCGGGAATTTGTACCTCGCCAAATCGGTGCCACTGTATTCCCGGCTATGAGGATGACAACTGCGATACCGGTGAATCTATTTTGCTCCTCTGTCTATATATTTGGTATATCGTGTATCGATCAGAAATTAAAGATGTTGAAACATTCCTTCgcttaaaaaaagaaaaaaatggagaaaaatcgTACGTGTCGCGAGCCCTTCGATCGCGATCGCGTATTTCTTGTTAACACGGACAAGCGGTCGCTTCGCGGAACTCGAAATGAACAAACTACGAAAGTCCGCAATAGGGCGGATATATTTCACGCTCGATGAAACAGGCCGACCTTCCGTAGTCGTAAGAACGCGTGCGAGCAGCGAATAATTTTCACCTAGCCGTTGTTACGATTCTGAAATCGGTGATTCGATACTCGGCCGTGTTCTCCCCGCTCTCTTTCGCGTCCTGCACGCGTCAAGGTATCGCTTACTCGAGAAAACGTAAAAGTAACGACCAGGTGGTTGATTCATTCGTCGCACATTACATTACGTTGTACATCGTTCATTAGTTGGAGCTAATCGGGAGAAAATGTAGGAAAAAATGCGCAAACTTCGCAGTTTAATCGATAATTACATCACGATTCGCGAGAGAATCCGCTCTGTTTTATTCGCAGTATGTCCGCCGGGAACGTGGGGCTTGGAGTGCAAAGAGAAATGCAACTGTACCGAGAATGTACCTTGCAATCCCGTAAATGGACACTGTGTTTGCCCGCCAGGATTACGTGCAGAAATGTAAGATcatctataaatatacatacgtcATCGCTTTGTTAGAACAGTGACAGCGTTCGAAAGTCGTTGATTTTGAATTACGCTAAAATCTGCCACGTTCAAATAGAGAGGCAGAAATTTTCGAACAATGGAACTTTCccatgatattttatttcttcaaataGAGATGGAGGAGATTCTTGTGCCCACTAAATTGCATACATTTTCGGCGCGAGGAGTTACATCCTCGTCGATCCTTTCGCCTCGATCTATACGAAAATGTATTTCTGGTAATCGTGTCACTCTTCTAGCAAACATTAGACGACGGAAAAATTTGCCCGTGTGAAATACGTGATCGATGATAGAGCACAGACTGACGGTGGAATGTAATCTGGGTTAAAGGAACAACGTTGCTTAGTTAGATAACGATTCCTCTCGATAATTGGCGTTGTTACAGTTACTGCACGCTTCGTGTAACGATCGCGCGATTAATAAGAACTAAAATAGATTCTTGAAAGAATAGCGACGTTAAaaagcgaagaagaaaaaagattatgATTCATGGTGACTAGATTGACTCAACAAGTTCTATCGATTTCTACGCGTCGTGTTTATCGTAGAATTACACGAACACGCTGTACAACCTGTTGATTGAAACACAGCCTAATAAGTGCTCCAATAATGCATACCGTGACACACGCTCGCTTCGCGTGGCATACGTAATCGCGGTTTTCACCTCCAGGTGCAATGAGCCGTGTCCGAACGGTCGCTGGGGACCTGGATGCGCGTTTCTATGCGACTGCAAGGATTCGATCGACGAATGTCATCCAGAAACAGGTCGATGCGTTCACGATGATCTGGATAACACGGTCTCCGTGGAGAACAGCAGCTATTCCCGAAACGCGGACGAGGGAAACAGCGTTACCGTCAATTTCACGATCGTTCAACTCGATAGAGAGACTTCGCGAATTTTGGAAACGGCAGAAACTACCACGAAAGGTAATAAACGACGGTTTATGCGTTTACGGAGAAGTTACAGCTGCAAGAAAGCACGAAACACATACGCACATATATAtgttacttttaaaataaaagtatgcCGCTGTTTACAGAAACGTTACAGAACTATTCGTGGTATAGTAGCAAATATATTGACGCAAGAATATTGTAAGAATGATATACAGTTAATCGATGTATGatataagaattaattatcaaaatatttaaagatgaTATTTAGTCAAGAAATCGTTTTACTTactaatttatatacatatatatacgtatatacgaaTATGGTATACGCGTTCTCCGTGCATTTTTGTACCTCGAAATTTATCAAAACATTTCGCAGTCTGATAGTCGATAAGACGACGCgttagatatttatttacgtGATGCAACCGTTAGTGGAAAGTCGCGATCCTAAATACACAGCACGTCGAGCAAATATCTTGGCTTTAAATAAGAGGAGATCGATGGCAAAtagatttatgtaatttatgtaatgATCGTTGTTCCATTTGACGAATCGTTGGAAGATATGCACGAAATACTTGCCACGACGGATAATCCTAGTAAAACAACGAGCCTGGAAACTACCAACGTCTCGACTACGGATGAGAAGAAAATTAGGGCACAAGCTCCCGACGACGGAAACTCGAGCACCGCCAAGCCTGTCGTCGTTTGGGTTTCCGTACCGGAACGGAGGGGCAACCTGGACAGGGATCGAGGGAAATTCGCGATGAAAAACTCGTTTGCGAGACACGTCGATGATAACATCGATCTGCAGGACATCGGTCCGCCTAAAATCGATTACgtcaaaaatatacataaaggTAATATACATCAGGATTTTAAGTGGAATCtcatatttttcgataaattagTCGACGCAGCTCGCCATTCTGTACGAGAAcatatcgaataatttatgTCAAACACTCGTTAGTGTGAGATATGttttaatttcgaatattaaatGCCAACCACAAGTGCGATCACTATATAATTCTCAAGACTTTCGTCTGGTATCGAAGCTCgctgtattttattaatcgtcattatgaagaatataaatttacgcaaatattcgcagtctaatagtaataataacttCGAACAGACGTTCAACCGGCCCCAATTTCCATGGACATCGCTCTAATCGTGATAGCATCGATCGTATCGCTGGGTCTGACCTCGGTAACAGTGGTGATGGTTCTCCACATGCGTTCGAAGCTATTGGAAGCAACAAGAATCTCGATCTACGAAGAAGGGAAAACGAAGAACCAAGAAAATTCGAGCGCAACGAAAATCTCATCGATAGTCACCGGTACTCTTCCCCGTGAGTGCTAC
This genomic stretch from Bombus fervidus isolate BK054 chromosome 9, iyBomFerv1, whole genome shotgun sequence harbors:
- the LOC139990911 gene encoding uncharacterized protein isoform X2; translated protein: MSGSRVWQLVLFLIVSSSRVFSADNVCSRMENYTITSMETYTEPVVVNTFTWCLQIPPRCPKTRTETRQRYRVKTESKTRIIKECCEGYKTISSNNEEASPSGIKCVPVCEKCPSGICTSPNRCHCIPGYEDDNCDTVCPPGTWGLECKEKCNCTENVPCNPVNGHCVCPPGLRAEMCNEPCPNGRWGPGCAFLCDCKDSIDECHPETGRCVHDDLDNTVSVENSSYSRNADEGNSVTVNFTIVQLDRETSRILETAETTTKDMHEILATTDNPSKTTSLETTNVSTTDEKKIRAQAPDDGNSSTAKPVVVWVSVPERRGNLDRDRGKFAMKNSFARHVDDNIDLQDIGPPKIDYVKNIHKDVQPAPISMDIALIVIASIVSLGLTSVTVVMVLHMRSKLLEATRISIYEEGKTKNQENSSATKISSIVTETPIRLVPLFAPESIAMPSMTNDDLTSNYANGAATIGLRISGNLHGLLQEDHYDRPSATRIHLQSDFDSNTEHVYDEIPLQSSPLNFRKNT
- the LOC139990911 gene encoding uncharacterized protein isoform X1, whose translation is MSGSRVWQLVLFLIVSSSRVFSADNVCSRMENYTITSMETYTEPVVVNTFTWCLQIPPRCPKTRTETRQRYRVKTESKTRIIKECCEGYKTISSNNEEASPSGIKCVPVCEKCPSGICTSPNRCHCIPGYEDDNCDTVCPPGTWGLECKEKCNCTENVPCNPVNGHCVCPPGLRAEMCNEPCPNGRWGPGCAFLCDCKDSIDECHPETGRCVHDDLDNTVSVENSSYSRNADEGNSVTVNFTIVQLDRETSRILETAETTTKDMHEILATTDNPSKTTSLETTNVSTTDEKKIRAQAPDDGNSSTAKPVVVWVSVPERRGNLDRDRGKFAMKNSFARHVDDNIDLQDIGPPKIDYVKNIHKDVQPAPISMDIALIVIASIVSLGLTSVTVVMVLHMRSKLLEATRISIYEEGKTKNQENSSATKISSIVTGTLPQTPIRLVPLFAPESIAMPSMTNDDLTSNYANGAATIGLRISGNLHGLLQEDHYDRPSATRIHLQSDFDSNTEHVYDEIPLQSSPLNFRKNT